From Herbiconiux flava, one genomic window encodes:
- a CDS encoding AAA family ATPase — translation MTDQYTATPSDDELRRTLAQVRAEVGKAVVGQDGAVTGMIIALLARGHVLLEGVPGVAKTLLVRSVSHALSLDTKRVQFTPDLMPGDVTGSLIYDAKAGEFSFREGPVFTNILLADEINRTPPKTQSSLLEAMEERQVSADGVTRALPDPFLVAATQNPIEYEGTYTLPEAQLDRFLLKLVLDLPERAVEVDVLTRHAGGFNPRDLTAAGVTPVLGAAELTQAQRAVARVQASPDVLGYIVDLARATRQSPSVKLGVSPRGSTALLAASKAWAWLNGSTGITPDHVQAMVLPVLRHRIQLRPEAELEGVSVDAILRSILTQVRVPI, via the coding sequence ATGACAGACCAGTACACCGCCACCCCGAGCGACGACGAGCTGCGGCGCACCCTCGCGCAGGTGCGCGCCGAGGTCGGCAAGGCCGTCGTCGGCCAGGACGGCGCGGTCACGGGCATGATCATCGCCCTGCTCGCCCGCGGCCACGTGCTGCTGGAGGGCGTGCCCGGCGTCGCCAAGACCCTGCTCGTGCGCTCGGTCAGCCACGCGCTCAGCCTCGACACCAAGCGCGTGCAGTTCACGCCCGACCTGATGCCCGGCGACGTCACCGGGTCGCTGATCTACGACGCCAAGGCCGGCGAGTTCTCGTTCCGCGAGGGGCCGGTGTTCACGAACATCCTGCTCGCCGACGAGATCAACCGCACCCCTCCCAAGACGCAGTCCTCCCTGCTGGAGGCCATGGAGGAGCGCCAGGTCAGTGCCGACGGCGTGACCCGCGCCCTGCCCGACCCGTTCCTGGTCGCGGCCACCCAGAACCCGATCGAGTACGAGGGCACCTACACGCTGCCCGAGGCGCAGCTCGACCGCTTCCTGCTGAAGCTCGTGCTCGACCTGCCCGAGCGCGCCGTCGAGGTCGACGTGCTGACCCGGCACGCGGGCGGCTTCAACCCGCGCGACCTCACCGCGGCGGGCGTGACCCCGGTGCTCGGCGCCGCGGAGCTGACCCAGGCCCAGCGCGCGGTGGCCCGCGTGCAGGCCTCCCCCGACGTGCTCGGCTACATCGTCGACCTCGCCCGTGCCACGCGGCAGAGCCCGTCGGTGAAACTCGGCGTCTCGCCCCGAGGCTCGACCGCCCTGCTGGCCGCCAGCAAGGCCTGGGCCTGGCTGAACGGTTCGACGGGCATCACGCCCGACCACGTGCAGGCGATGGTGCTGCCGGTGCTCCGGCACCGCATCCAACTGCGGCCCGAGGCCGAGCTCGAGGGCGTGTCGGTCGACGCGATCCTGCGTTCGATCCTCACCCAGGTGCGGGTGCCGATCTGA
- a CDS encoding DUF58 domain-containing protein, with protein sequence MTVTGRLVALVALGVVPVVLIGEFYDRALEALLVWIALVVALVVVDLAAAASPRRLRVERTLPARVRLGETTESTLVLTNTGRRMLRAVVRDAWQPSAGPSTARQPVAIPAGERRALTLALTPFRRGERRTERITVRSTGPLGLAARQATLTAPGRIRVLPPFNARKHLPSRLARLRELDGRASVMIRGQGTEFDSLREYVRGDDVRSIDWRATARHSDVMVRTWRPERDRRVVIVIDTGRTQAARIDDEPRIDTAFESALLLAALATRAGDRVDVILYDRRLRGRVHGASGPELLSRMVDVMAPIDPDLIEMDWTAVPGLVRQVTTQRSLVVLATAIDAPGISRELMAIVPQLTRDHTVVVSSVSDPDVLAGVHRRGDREEVYRAAAAERALLDAARVTTVLKRYGADVITGSPAELPPALADRYIALKAAGRL encoded by the coding sequence ATGACGGTCACCGGGCGCCTGGTCGCCCTGGTGGCCCTCGGCGTCGTGCCGGTGGTGCTGATCGGCGAGTTCTACGACCGCGCCCTCGAGGCCCTGCTCGTCTGGATCGCGCTCGTCGTCGCACTCGTCGTGGTCGACCTGGCGGCGGCCGCCTCCCCGCGGCGGCTGCGCGTCGAGCGCACGCTGCCCGCCCGGGTGCGCCTCGGCGAGACCACCGAGAGCACCCTCGTGCTCACCAACACCGGTCGACGGATGCTGCGGGCCGTCGTCCGCGACGCCTGGCAACCCTCGGCGGGCCCGAGCACCGCGCGCCAGCCGGTCGCGATCCCCGCCGGCGAGCGGCGCGCCCTGACGCTGGCGCTGACCCCGTTCCGGCGCGGGGAGCGGCGCACCGAACGCATCACCGTGCGCAGCACCGGACCGCTCGGCCTGGCCGCCCGACAGGCGACCCTGACGGCGCCCGGGCGCATCCGGGTGCTGCCCCCGTTCAACGCGCGCAAGCACCTGCCCTCGCGACTCGCCCGGCTGCGCGAGCTCGACGGGCGGGCGAGCGTCATGATCCGCGGCCAGGGCACCGAGTTCGACAGCCTGCGCGAGTACGTGCGGGGCGACGACGTGCGCTCGATCGACTGGCGTGCGACCGCCCGGCACAGCGACGTGATGGTGCGCACCTGGCGGCCCGAGCGCGACCGCCGTGTCGTGATCGTGATCGACACCGGCCGCACCCAGGCGGCGCGCATCGACGACGAGCCGCGCATCGACACCGCGTTCGAGAGCGCCCTGCTGCTCGCGGCGCTCGCCACCCGCGCGGGTGACCGGGTCGACGTCATCCTCTACGACCGCCGGCTGCGCGGCCGGGTGCACGGCGCCTCGGGCCCCGAGCTGCTCTCGCGCATGGTCGACGTGATGGCGCCGATCGACCCAGACCTGATCGAGATGGACTGGACCGCGGTGCCCGGCCTCGTGCGCCAGGTCACCACCCAGCGCTCGCTGGTCGTGCTGGCCACGGCCATCGACGCCCCCGGGATCTCGCGCGAGCTGATGGCGATCGTGCCGCAGCTCACCCGTGACCACACCGTCGTCGTCAGCTCCGTCAGCGACCCCGACGTGCTCGCGGGGGTGCACCGGCGCGGCGACCGCGAGGAGGTCTACCGGGCCGCAGCGGCCGAGCGGGCGCTCCTCGACGCGGCGCGGGTGACCACCGTGCTGAAGCGCTACGGTGCCGATGTGATCACCGGCTCGCCCGCCGAACTGCCGCCGGCCCTCGCCGACCGCTACATCGCGCTGAAGGCGGCCGGGCGGCTCTGA
- a CDS encoding stage II sporulation protein M, producing the protein MDLDAYSEAHRDEWTRLDELGRRRTFSGREADELIERYQSGSTQLSAIKTVAGSTAQGDRLSVSLSRARLRFTGAGSNLFRRLPLFFAVQLPAALYRLRWLTLAVAVATVVIAGLYAIWISQNPAVLAALGDDATLKKLAEEDFVDYYSENPAASFTGLVWTNNAWIAAQCIAFGILGFYVPAIIISNAQNLGVNAAVMFEYGHGDIFFLYIMPHGLLELTAIFVAAAAGLRIFWAWIAPGAKTRGRSLAENGRSLFTVAIGLVFVLFVSGVIEGFVTPAPWPWWLKIGIGAVALLAFLFYLVVIGGRAARAGQTGDLEEFEAGATQLVAG; encoded by the coding sequence ATGGATCTCGATGCGTACTCCGAAGCCCATCGAGACGAGTGGACTCGTCTCGATGAACTCGGGCGACGCCGCACGTTCTCGGGGCGCGAGGCCGACGAGCTGATCGAGCGCTACCAGTCGGGCTCCACGCAGCTCTCGGCGATCAAGACCGTGGCCGGATCCACCGCGCAGGGCGACCGGCTCTCGGTGTCGCTCTCGCGCGCCCGGCTGCGGTTCACCGGCGCCGGTTCGAACCTCTTCCGTCGGCTGCCGCTATTCTTCGCGGTGCAGCTGCCGGCAGCCCTCTACCGCCTGCGCTGGCTGACGCTGGCGGTCGCCGTCGCCACGGTCGTGATCGCGGGGCTCTACGCGATCTGGATCTCGCAGAACCCCGCGGTGCTCGCGGCCCTCGGCGACGACGCGACGCTGAAGAAGCTGGCGGAGGAGGACTTCGTCGACTACTACTCCGAGAACCCCGCGGCCTCGTTCACCGGCCTCGTCTGGACGAACAACGCCTGGATCGCGGCCCAGTGCATCGCCTTCGGCATCCTGGGGTTCTACGTGCCGGCGATCATCATCAGCAACGCCCAGAACCTCGGCGTGAACGCCGCCGTGATGTTCGAGTACGGCCACGGCGACATCTTCTTCCTCTACATCATGCCGCACGGCCTGCTGGAGCTGACGGCCATCTTCGTGGCCGCCGCGGCCGGCCTGCGCATCTTCTGGGCCTGGATCGCACCGGGCGCGAAGACCCGCGGGCGCTCGCTCGCCGAGAACGGCCGCTCCCTGTTCACCGTGGCCATCGGGCTGGTCTTCGTCCTGTTCGTCTCGGGCGTGATCGAGGGTTTCGTGACGCCGGCGCCGTGGCCGTGGTGGCTGAAGATCGGCATCGGCGCGGTGGCGCTCCTGGCGTTCCTGTTCTACTTGGTCGTGATCGGCGGCCGCGCCGCGCGGGCCGGCCAGACGGGCGACCTCGAGGAGTTCGAGGCCGGGGCCACGCAGCTCGTCGCGGGCTGA
- a CDS encoding RDD family protein translates to MSQPSVVGTSAAVADDELLTGEAVALDVRPAGFLLRSASGAIDFLAYVLPLIGALWFFSAVVASGAAFDPALTQALSIALLIGFLVIAPIVVEFASGGRSLGRLAIGARIVRDDGGAIALRHSIIRGLLGFVEIFMTLGGLAFITSLLNSRSKRLGDLLAGTYSQHERVPAPRPFAVGVPPELAFWAQTADVAKLPDRLSRRLVAFLTQAERMAPATRARLAHELAAETSPFVSPLPNVHPETFLVGVAALRRDREYRALMIERDRLARVDPVLKGLPNGFPDR, encoded by the coding sequence ATGTCGCAGCCGTCCGTGGTGGGAACCAGTGCGGCCGTCGCCGACGACGAGCTCCTCACCGGCGAGGCCGTCGCCCTCGACGTGCGTCCCGCCGGCTTCCTGCTGCGCAGCGCGAGCGGCGCGATCGACTTCCTCGCCTACGTGCTGCCCCTGATCGGCGCCCTCTGGTTCTTCTCCGCGGTGGTCGCCTCGGGCGCCGCGTTCGACCCGGCGCTCACCCAGGCCCTCTCGATCGCGCTGCTGATCGGTTTCCTCGTGATCGCGCCGATCGTCGTCGAGTTCGCCTCGGGCGGCCGTTCGCTCGGCCGCCTGGCCATCGGCGCCCGCATCGTGCGCGACGACGGCGGGGCGATCGCTCTGCGGCACAGCATCATCCGCGGACTGCTCGGCTTCGTCGAGATCTTCATGACCCTCGGCGGTCTCGCCTTCATCACCTCGCTGCTGAACTCCCGCTCGAAGCGGCTCGGCGACCTGCTCGCCGGCACCTACAGCCAGCACGAGCGCGTTCCGGCGCCGCGGCCCTTCGCGGTCGGGGTGCCGCCCGAACTCGCGTTCTGGGCGCAGACCGCCGACGTGGCGAAGCTGCCCGACCGGCTGTCCCGGCGCCTCGTGGCGTTCCTCACGCAGGCCGAGCGGATGGCCCCGGCCACGCGCGCCCGCCTCGCGCACGAGCTCGCCGCCGAGACGTCGCCGTTCGTGTCGCCGCTGCCGAACGTGCATCCGGAGACCTTCCTCGTCGGGGTGGCCGCCCTCCGCCGCGACCGGGAGTACCGGGCGCTGATGATCGAGCGCGATCGCCTCGCCCGGGTCGACCCGGTGCTGAAGGGCCTGCCGAACGGCTTCCCCGACCGCTGA
- a CDS encoding MerR family transcriptional regulator: MLISALADLSGTPAATIKYYVREGLLPAGAREGGNRTSYDDTHLHRLRLIRALLEVGKLSIGSVSAVLEALDDGERPIAETFETAQNALSRDAVPGVSEPGAESFERADGVIERAGWAHCGDNVGRRIVAQTIDAFAKAGHPLTDDYLDRYAEAAATVASADLDAVGAIADRADRTELMVVGTVLGDTLSLGLRRIAQAHRTAERNLR, encoded by the coding sequence ATGCTCATCTCCGCCCTCGCCGATCTGTCGGGCACCCCCGCCGCCACCATCAAGTACTACGTGCGGGAGGGGCTGCTGCCCGCCGGAGCCCGGGAGGGCGGCAACCGCACCAGCTACGACGACACGCACCTGCACCGGCTGAGGCTCATCCGGGCCCTGCTCGAGGTGGGCAAGCTGTCGATCGGCTCGGTGTCGGCGGTGCTCGAGGCGCTCGACGACGGGGAGCGGCCGATCGCCGAGACGTTCGAGACGGCGCAGAACGCGCTGTCGCGCGACGCGGTGCCCGGCGTGTCCGAGCCCGGTGCCGAGAGCTTCGAGCGCGCCGACGGCGTGATCGAGCGGGCGGGGTGGGCGCACTGCGGCGACAACGTGGGGCGGCGGATCGTGGCTCAGACGATCGACGCGTTCGCGAAGGCGGGGCATCCGCTCACCGACGACTACCTCGACCGCTACGCCGAGGCCGCCGCGACGGTCGCCTCGGCCGACCTCGACGCGGTGGGCGCGATCGCCGACCGGGCCGACCGCACCGAGCTCATGGTCGTCGGCACCGTGCTCGGCGACACCCTCTCCCTCGGCCTCCGGCGCATCGCCCAGGCCCACCGCACCGCCGAAAGGAACCTCCGATGA
- a CDS encoding DUF2834 domain-containing protein: protein MSAGAGAPGRVRGRWSATAVAYLVLAGAGLVGTWTLNVIAIVEKRDFLGEWFGSGPSVGSLGVDLAVVAVAAIVFMLVEGRRLGMRGLAIYVLLVPFVALAFALPLFLSARERQLAGERTERASGTRPGPGVV, encoded by the coding sequence ATGAGCGCCGGAGCGGGGGCACCCGGGCGCGTGCGCGGGCGCTGGAGCGCCACGGCGGTCGCCTACCTCGTGCTCGCGGGCGCCGGGCTCGTCGGCACCTGGACGTTGAACGTGATCGCCATCGTCGAGAAGCGCGACTTCCTCGGCGAGTGGTTCGGCAGCGGTCCGTCGGTCGGCTCCCTCGGGGTCGATCTCGCGGTGGTGGCGGTGGCCGCGATCGTGTTCATGCTCGTCGAGGGCCGGCGGCTCGGGATGCGCGGCCTCGCGATCTACGTGCTGCTGGTGCCGTTCGTGGCCCTGGCGTTCGCGTTGCCGCTCTTCCTCTCGGCGCGCGAACGGCAGCTGGCCGGGGAGCGCACGGAACGTGCATCCGGAACCCGGCCCGGCCCCGGCGTGGTCTAG
- a CDS encoding DUF3499 family protein has product MTNRECSRPSCRGEATTTLTYDYADSLIVVGPLSPVAEPHSYDLCARHIDRFSAPQGWQVMRHVYIEN; this is encoded by the coding sequence ATGACGAACAGGGAATGCTCTCGGCCCTCGTGCCGTGGTGAGGCCACCACGACGCTCACCTACGACTACGCCGATTCACTGATCGTCGTCGGCCCGCTCAGCCCCGTCGCCGAGCCGCACAGCTACGACCTCTGCGCCCGCCACATCGACCGCTTCTCGGCTCCGCAGGGCTGGCAGGTCATGCGGCACGTCTACATCGAGAACTAG
- a CDS encoding metallopeptidase family protein — protein sequence MARSRRSPRSAAVLARSRSRHGRELRSSVAGPHLPFLRTRIDLFDQTVASTAEYLKSLWPAELEGVAFEVATMPFGSFGSPDHVDRWAVTKTRVIMFRLPIERMSRLHEDDETHRRLAIESCVFRAVAELLGKDPWDLAPERFRHF from the coding sequence ATGGCACGTTCCCGCAGGTCCCCGCGATCGGCGGCGGTGCTGGCGCGCAGCCGCAGCCGGCACGGGCGGGAGCTGCGCTCCTCTGTGGCGGGGCCGCACCTGCCGTTCCTCCGCACGCGCATCGACCTGTTCGACCAGACCGTCGCGTCGACCGCCGAGTACCTCAAGAGCCTCTGGCCGGCCGAGCTCGAGGGCGTCGCCTTCGAGGTGGCCACCATGCCGTTCGGCAGCTTCGGCTCCCCCGATCACGTCGACCGCTGGGCGGTCACGAAGACCCGGGTGATCATGTTCCGGCTGCCCATCGAGCGGATGTCGCGGCTGCACGAGGACGACGAGACGCACCGGCGGCTCGCGATCGAGTCGTGCGTCTTCCGCGCCGTCGCCGAGCTGCTCGGCAAGGACCCGTGGGACCTGGCGCCGGAGCGGTTCCGGCACTTCTGA
- a CDS encoding DUF5719 family protein — protein MADESRPTNGEPENTDATAAPAEPANTTPAAAPAGAGATESTESTESTDSAASTGANDVTDPAATPATSTDAGATTAAGAAAAAAADAGADSGAAAKRAARPRRTRRPAKPAKRPASGSRRAVATGARVATGVVVVALGAAVVGAAFVLPLPTVTAAPASETVDPAPAEEVRACPGPLVRLSDESGQDATAISGVGTAQTSEAASTPDAAIDVSALLSPDDRTSTGDSAPLRIALPADEAAAGDTLFAAAQSQNVAEGDLVGLATAACGEASADSWLVAGSTTVGRTSFVVLGNPGDVPAVVDLALYGEQGSIDAPGASNIDVPARSTRILSLAGLAPDLASPVLHVTAEVGAVTAALQQSVVRGLAPGGVELAGATAAASTEQVVAGIRVSGTSSIAEQVGSPETADLQSVLRMLVPGTDPASVTIRVSEERTGGTETEYQVGLTPGVVTEFPLQDIPDGLYSVTIDSDQPVVAGARTSTIVNGKTDFAWYQPVEQLDSPFFVTIADAPGARLHLVNESEGDADVVFAKTDGAESTGTFVPGARSLSLEPGSYLVTSSVPVGATVSYFGDGVLSSYSIARPGPEATPITVYP, from the coding sequence ATGGCCGATGAGTCCCGCCCCACGAACGGCGAACCCGAGAACACCGACGCGACCGCCGCCCCCGCCGAGCCCGCGAACACGACCCCGGCTGCCGCTCCGGCCGGAGCTGGAGCGACGGAGTCCACTGAGTCCACGGAGTCCACCGACTCCGCCGCGTCCACCGGCGCGAACGACGTGACGGATCCCGCTGCCACCCCGGCCACCTCGACGGACGCCGGCGCAACCACTGCTGCCGGCGCCGCCGCCGCAGCAGCCGCCGACGCGGGCGCCGACAGCGGCGCCGCCGCGAAGCGCGCCGCCCGCCCGCGGCGCACGCGCCGCCCGGCCAAGCCGGCCAAGCGCCCCGCCTCCGGCTCCCGCCGCGCCGTCGCCACCGGCGCCCGCGTCGCGACCGGCGTGGTCGTCGTCGCCCTCGGCGCCGCCGTCGTCGGCGCCGCCTTCGTGCTGCCGCTGCCCACGGTGACCGCCGCGCCCGCGTCCGAGACCGTCGACCCCGCCCCCGCCGAGGAGGTGCGGGCCTGCCCCGGCCCCCTCGTGCGCCTCTCCGACGAGTCCGGCCAGGACGCCACCGCCATCTCCGGCGTCGGCACCGCCCAGACGAGCGAGGCCGCCTCGACGCCCGACGCGGCGATCGACGTCAGCGCCCTGCTCTCACCCGACGACCGCACCTCGACGGGCGACTCGGCCCCGCTGCGCATCGCGCTCCCGGCCGACGAGGCCGCCGCCGGCGACACCCTGTTCGCCGCTGCCCAGTCCCAGAACGTCGCCGAGGGCGACCTCGTCGGTCTCGCCACCGCCGCCTGCGGCGAGGCGAGCGCCGACAGCTGGCTCGTGGCCGGCTCCACGACGGTGGGCCGCACCAGTTTCGTGGTGCTGGGCAATCCGGGCGACGTGCCCGCTGTGGTCGACCTGGCGCTCTACGGCGAGCAGGGTTCGATCGACGCGCCCGGCGCCTCGAACATCGACGTGCCCGCGCGCTCGACGCGCATCCTGTCGCTGGCGGGCCTCGCGCCCGACCTCGCCTCGCCCGTGCTGCACGTCACCGCCGAGGTGGGTGCGGTGACGGCCGCGCTGCAGCAGAGCGTCGTGCGGGGGCTCGCGCCCGGCGGCGTCGAACTGGCGGGTGCCACGGCGGCGGCGTCGACCGAGCAGGTCGTCGCGGGCATCCGCGTCTCGGGCACCTCGTCGATCGCCGAGCAGGTGGGCAGCCCCGAGACGGCCGACCTGCAGAGCGTGCTGCGGATGCTCGTGCCCGGCACCGACCCCGCCTCCGTCACGATCCGCGTATCCGAGGAGCGCACGGGCGGCACCGAGACCGAGTACCAGGTCGGCCTGACGCCGGGCGTGGTGACCGAGTTCCCGCTGCAGGACATCCCCGACGGCCTCTACTCGGTGACCATCGACTCCGACCAGCCCGTGGTCGCCGGTGCCCGCACCTCGACGATCGTCAACGGGAAGACCGACTTCGCCTGGTACCAGCCCGTCGAGCAGCTCGACTCGCCGTTCTTCGTCACCATCGCCGACGCCCCGGGCGCCCGGCTGCACCTGGTGAACGAGAGCGAGGGCGACGCCGACGTGGTGTTCGCGAAGACCGACGGCGCCGAGTCGACCGGCACCTTCGTTCCCGGCGCGCGCTCGCTGTCGCTCGAGCCCGGCTCGTACCTCGTCACCTCGTCGGTGCCCGTCGGCGCGACCGTGAGCTACTTCGGCGACGGCGTGCTCTCGTCGTACTCGATCGCCCGGCCGGGGCCCGAGGCGACGCCGATCACGGTCTACCCGTAG